One Leptolyngbyaceae cyanobacterium genomic window carries:
- a CDS encoding NADP-dependent isocitrate dehydrogenase, with the protein MYEKITPPETGERITFHNGEPIVPDNPIVPFIRGDGTGVDIWPATQKVIDAAVQTAYGGKRQISWFKIYAGDEACEKYGTYQYLPEDTLTAIREYGVAIKGPLTTPVGGGIRSLNVALRQIFDLYACIRPCRYYAGTPSPHKNPEKLDVIVYRENTEDIYLGIEWPQGSEIGKRLIDLLNKELIPATPEHGKKQIPLDAGIGIKPISKTGSQRLIRRAIKHALRLPKHKQMVTLVHKGNIMKYTEGAFRDWGYELVKSEFRAECITERESWILSNKEKNPDISLENNAREIEPGYDALTAQKQAAICQEVENVLNSIWETHGNGKWKDKVMVNDRIADSIFQQIQTRPDEYSILATMNLNGDYLSDAAAAIVGGLGMGPGANIGDECAIFEATHGTAPKHAGLDRINPGSVILSAVMMLEYMGWQEAADLIKKGIGDAIANREVTYDLARLMTPPVEPPLKCSEFADAVIKHF; encoded by the coding sequence ATGTACGAAAAAATCACTCCCCCCGAAACTGGGGAGCGCATCACGTTCCACAATGGCGAACCCATCGTCCCGGATAATCCGATCGTACCCTTCATTCGGGGCGATGGCACGGGGGTCGATATTTGGCCCGCTACTCAAAAGGTAATCGACGCCGCCGTTCAAACTGCCTATGGTGGCAAACGGCAAATCAGTTGGTTTAAAATTTACGCTGGCGATGAAGCCTGCGAAAAGTACGGCACGTACCAATATTTACCAGAAGATACTTTAACGGCTATTAGAGAATACGGTGTGGCCATCAAAGGGCCCCTCACCACTCCTGTCGGCGGTGGGATTCGCTCTTTAAACGTGGCGCTGCGCCAAATCTTCGACTTGTATGCTTGTATCCGTCCCTGTCGATATTATGCGGGGACTCCATCACCCCATAAAAATCCAGAGAAACTGGATGTGATTGTCTACCGGGAAAATACCGAAGATATTTACTTGGGGATCGAGTGGCCGCAAGGCAGCGAAATTGGCAAAAGATTAATCGATTTGCTTAATAAAGAGCTAATCCCCGCTACCCCCGAACACGGGAAAAAGCAAATTCCCCTCGACGCCGGGATTGGAATTAAACCAATCAGCAAAACTGGTTCCCAGCGTCTGATTCGTCGCGCTATCAAACACGCCCTCCGCCTGCCAAAGCACAAGCAAATGGTCACTTTGGTGCATAAGGGCAATATTATGAAATACACCGAAGGAGCATTCCGCGATTGGGGTTACGAGTTAGTCAAGAGCGAATTTCGGGCGGAGTGTATCACGGAACGGGAATCTTGGATTCTCAGCAATAAGGAAAAAAACCCGGATATTTCTCTAGAAAATAATGCCCGTGAAATCGAGCCTGGATACGATGCTTTAACCGCCCAAAAGCAAGCTGCGATTTGTCAGGAAGTGGAAAATGTCCTGAACTCGATTTGGGAAACGCACGGGAACGGAAAGTGGAAAGATAAGGTGATGGTAAACGATCGCATCGCCGATAGTATTTTCCAACAAATCCAAACCCGACCCGATGAATACTCTATTCTGGCTACTATGAACCTGAACGGAGATTACTTATCCGATGCCGCAGCTGCGATCGTCGGCGGTTTGGGTATGGGGCCAGGTGCTAATATTGGCGATGAATGTGCTATTTTTGAGGCTACTCACGGTACCGCACCCAAACACGCGGGTTTAGATCGAATTAACCCGGGTTCGGTAATTCTATCTGCCGTAATGATGCTGGAGTATATGGGTTGGCAAGAAGCCGCCGATTTAATTAAAAAAGGAATTGGAGATGCAATAGCCAATCGGGAAGTCACATACGACTTAGCCCGTTTGATGACCCCACCCGTAGAACCACCTTTAAAGTGTTCTGAATTTGCCGATGCAGTAATCAAACACTTTTAA
- a CDS encoding response regulator transcription factor, with protein MKRILIVDDDKISLTVLSSYLERQGYIVEKTTSAKDALMAFAENTPDLVISDVMMPEMDGFEFCRYLRSTREGQLVPFIFLSALGEIDQRIEGHMMGADDYLIKPFQPRELLAKIEAQLERSRRIHSEIVRLMQNYSSANTGNPIQHSPPPPPLPLTAAEERVFWEVIQGYTNKQISERLFISPRTVQSHLSNILSKLQLENRSQLVRYAFERNYQAPTEQS; from the coding sequence ATGAAACGTATTTTGATAGTTGATGACGATAAAATCTCTCTTACTGTCTTGAGTAGTTACCTAGAAAGACAGGGATACATTGTCGAAAAGACCACTTCTGCCAAAGATGCTTTAATGGCATTTGCTGAAAATACTCCCGATTTGGTAATTTCTGACGTAATGATGCCAGAGATGGACGGATTTGAATTTTGCCGTTATCTGAGATCTACTCGCGAAGGTCAATTAGTGCCTTTTATCTTTTTGTCAGCATTGGGTGAAATAGACCAACGAATTGAGGGGCACATGATGGGGGCAGATGATTATTTAATCAAACCTTTTCAACCACGAGAATTACTGGCAAAAATTGAAGCTCAACTAGAAAGATCGCGCCGCATTCATAGCGAAATCGTGCGCTTAATGCAAAACTATTCTTCTGCTAATACAGGTAACCCTATTCAGCATTCACCACCGCCACCGCCGCTACCTTTAACCGCCGCCGAAGAAAGGGTATTTTGGGAAGTAATTCAAGGTTATACCAACAAACAAATTAGCGAACGTTTGTTTATCAGTCCCCGTACAGTACAGTCCCATCTTAGTAATATACTTAGCAAGTTGCAATTAGAAAATCGCTCTCAATTAGTTCGCTATGCTTTTGAGAGGAATTACCAAGCTCCCACAGAGCAATCTTAA
- a CDS encoding adenylyltransferase/cytidyltransferase family protein: MIDGLYNLSELQQAIAKAPEKWRPLVFTNGCFDLLHVGHIRYLQVAKSLGRSLIVGLNSDRSVQTIKPDRPGLPSRPIIPETQRAEILAALKAVDGVVIFTETTAKAVIEVLKPEVYVKGGDYSYDNLPEAPIVQAYGGKIELVKIEIPTSTTGIIKRILSDTN, translated from the coding sequence ATGATCGATGGTCTTTATAACCTGAGCGAACTACAACAAGCGATCGCAAAAGCGCCGGAAAAATGGCGACCCTTGGTGTTTACCAATGGGTGCTTCGATCTCCTTCATGTCGGTCATATCCGTTACTTACAAGTAGCTAAGTCTTTGGGGCGATCGCTGATTGTCGGATTAAATAGCGATCGGTCCGTGCAAACCATTAAACCAGACCGTCCGGGTTTACCTTCACGGCCTATCATACCAGAAACCCAAAGAGCGGAAATACTGGCTGCACTCAAAGCAGTAGACGGGGTAGTAATTTTTACCGAAACAACTGCCAAAGCAGTAATCGAAGTTCTCAAACCAGAAGTTTACGTTAAAGGAGGAGATTATTCTTACGATAATCTTCCCGAAGCGCCCATCGTGCAAGCCTACGGAGGAAAAATAGAATTAGTCAAAATAGAAATTCCCACATCCACAACTGGTATAATTAAGCGAATTTTGTCAGATACCAATTAA
- a CDS encoding GUN4 domain-containing protein, whose amino-acid sequence MNTGIVQLHSERNIDYSPLEQLLIQQDFLAADRMTLQLLCQLAGEAAVQRKWLYFTEVNSFPTTDLLSINNLWVNYSEGKFGFSVQREIWLSLGKNWDKFWPKIGWKNGNNWTRYPHEFVWDLNAPRGHLPLSNQLRGVQVMASLLSHPAWSSNPSQGNPN is encoded by the coding sequence ATGAACACTGGTATCGTGCAGTTGCACTCTGAGCGCAACATAGACTATTCTCCCCTAGAACAGCTGTTAATCCAGCAGGATTTTCTAGCAGCCGACCGGATGACCCTGCAATTGCTCTGCCAACTGGCGGGGGAAGCAGCAGTACAAAGAAAGTGGTTGTATTTTACGGAAGTAAACAGCTTTCCCACTACAGATCTACTTTCTATTAATAATTTGTGGGTAAACTACTCCGAAGGCAAGTTTGGATTTTCCGTTCAGCGAGAAATTTGGTTATCTCTAGGCAAAAACTGGGACAAATTCTGGCCCAAAATAGGCTGGAAAAATGGGAATAACTGGACGCGATACCCCCATGAGTTTGTTTGGGATCTTAATGCCCCTAGAGGGCATCTTCCCCTTTCTAATCAGCTAAGAGGGGTGCAAGTAATGGCTTCGTTACTATCTCATCCTGCTTGGTCGAGTAATCCCAGCCAAGGCAATCCAAATTAG